AGTCAAAGAAGGGCTGTCAACTTGGTCTGAGGGTAACGCCGACACCTGATGCTTCAGCCGTCTTGCCTGAAGATCATTCCAACGGTTAACACGACAATTCCGAATAAGCTGCCGAAGTATGTCTTTTCCCAGGGTAAATGTTTCTTTCATCTGACGATCAATTATTCTGTTTGAGACAGCCTCTTCCTGTAAACAGAGTTTACCAATCATTCAGACTTCCTATCGGCGCAACGGTCACCTTGACCCACCTGGATTTCTCTTGAAAATACGCTTTTCATACAGCGAGTGACTAACTCACACATTCTCAAGGGTATTAGATATCGATGCTACAAAAAAAAAGCCCCGCATTAACGGGGCTTTTTTACTGAGTTTTTCCAGGTTTAAAAATCGTAACCAAGTGTCAGATAAGCAACGGGTTTGCTAACCACGTCATTTTCAACGCCCCAAGCATAATCAAATTTCACGTAGTAGCCAAAGAGCATCGTTCGGGCACCAGCTCCGTAACCAAACAGGAACGGATTCTTGAAATTAGTAACGGTGGCCTGGAAGGGATCGCCCGCCCCGCCCACAATTTCCGTATTCAGGCTATTCTGCCGACTAAACGGCCCTTTTCCCGACCAAGCCGTACCAATATCGCTGAAGGCTACCAACTGGAAGTTGCGCAGGAAATTGGATGTGACCGGCCCCCGGTGCAAGTACCGGATGATTGGTAAGCGAAGTTCGGCGTTGCCCAGCAAGTGACTGGTTCCCGTCAACTTGCCCAACCGGAACCCCCGCAACGGTGCTGCCAAATCCAGGAAGAACACATCCCGGTTATCACGGTTGGGAGGCATCAAAAGCGGATTGTTCGGTCTGGTTTGGTCTCTGGTTCCTTCCGAAATGCCGATCCAGTTTTCCATCCCGCCCAGCGTACTTTTCTTCGGAGCGCGACCCGCCGAGTGGCTACCCGAAAACCGCAGGGCCAGAACAATATCACGGTGAATCTTCTGGTAGTGCCGCAGATCAAGCGTAATCCGATCAAAACTACCCGCTCCCCGACGAACACCGCCTTCAACCCGCTCCGTCAGACCGACGTAATTTTCGTACCGAATCTTGAAACGCGTTCCGTCGATCATGTTTGTGCCGCTAAGGGTCGTATTATCGAATACGTATTCTGCCCGAGCACCCGTGTAATCGGAGGAGCTACCACCCGGCTGCAAGAGATCCAGGTACCGGGTTACTACGTAAAACGGCGCAATGGTAAACCGGCTGTTGACCGAAATCGGATACGAAGCCGATAAGGTTACTTTGTTGAAACGATATTTCTGATACTGTCCCTGATCGGAAAAAATCGTCTTACGGTCGAAGCGGGCGCTATAATCAATCCGGTTCACCAGCTTGTGGTATTCAGCAAAGAGATCGCTGTTGCGCAGGTTGGTGGTGATAAACAAACCAGCCCGGATGATATGATTTTCCAGCAGATCATTCATCGTCAGCGACTGGAAATAACCAAACCCACGAATCGGGTCAATCCGCCAGTCGGAACTGGCATCACTGGCAACAAAAAGTCCCTGGTAGTTATAGGGTCCGCGAATGGTTACGTTTTCCCGGCGACGCGTACGCGGGATGGTCACGGAAGCGGTCGTGCTCTGGCTGCGTCGTTGCCGGTATTCAATTGATTTGGCAACATCACTGTCGAACTGGTAGTTGTCGGTATCGACTTCACCCGGTTCCAACTTCAGTTTGGATGCGGTCGCGATTGAGTCGGCGGTTTTATTAGCAGACGTGGCCGCATTGGTAACCGGGGCTGCCTGCTTGCTGGCGACCTCGGCTTTTGGCACTTCCAACACCGTCGCCCGGCGCGTCAGCGGCAACTGCTGACTCTGGCCCAGGTTGGTTCTGGCCCGAAACCCAATTACTTCGCTTCCGTTTTTCAACTGGCTGTACACGATGGCCCCCGAAGTCGGGTTAAGGTCGTACCGGCGGATGTTCTGACTTAGACCGGTTACATACGCTTTGGTTTTATTCTCCACATCCAGCCGGGCCAGGTTGCGCACCCCGCTGGCATCATCCAGAAAGTAAACCGTATTTTCAGAACCCGCCACCGGACGCATGGCCGTGCTCAGCGAATCGGTCAGGCGGGTCACCGCTTCGGTGCGGGGCGTTCCGTCGTGCAAAAACAGGCTAAGCTGATTGCGTATGGTTTTGTAGGTGCCTTTATCAACGCCCAGCGAGTCGATGTGCCGATTGGACGAAAAGACAATTTGCCGCGAACGACCCACAAATTGCGGATACAGATCATCGTACAAATCGTTGGTCAACTGCTGAACGGTACCCCGCCCCATGCTGAACAGATACAAATCGTTCTGGCCCCGGCGGTCGGCGCTGAACACCACGCTGGCCCCATCATCGGAAGCATCCATGTCAACGACCTGATTCACGCCCCGAACAACCATCCGCTGCTTGAGCTTCGGCTTCTGGTCCAGGTTACCGTATACATACAGGAACGTCTGGCCCCGTTCTTCGGTCAGCACCAATAAATTATCCCGCTGGAAAGTCACCAGCGGAGTCGCCATTTTTACGGGAGACTCCTCCTGTTTGTATCCCCCTTTCCGGATTACCTGCTTTTTCTGCGTCTGGGTATTAATTAGCGTCACTTCAAATTTACCCCGCCAGATCGTTGCATAGGCGTAATGGTTCTGATCCGGACTAAGCTTTAGGCTGGTGAGCTGCGACGGTTCTTTCAGGGTTGATACGGTCTGCTGAAAAGTGTCCTCCCCCGGTTTGTAGGCATCGACAATCGGTTTAGCCATCGACGCGTAATAGTCGCGCCATTCGCGCAGGAACCGTGAGTAGGGCACGCCCAGCGTGCTGGCAATGCTGCTCTGCTCGTTGCGGATGATCCGGGTCAGGTTCAGAATATTGGAAATGTTGTCTTTGCCATACCGTTCGGCAATGTAATTCCAGATGGAGTGGCCCACGTACCGGGCCTCGTCGCCTACCAGCGTAGACGGTTTACGAACGGGACGCGTCAGGGCCACGTCGCGCATGTAGTCGTCCAGCTCCACGCTCCAGCCTTCCGCGATGTACGAGGCAATACCGGGCATGTACCATTCGGGCAGCGACAGCAGCAGTGAGCTTTGCAGGGCGTCTTTCAGGCTACCACCGTACAGCATGTCATACACAAACAACATCGAAACTTCCCGAATCAATTGCTTGCGAAAACTAATCTGATCGCCCGTGAAAGCCAGTTCCAGCCGGGATTTGGAAAGGCTCAGTTCTTTGTAGTTGGTTCCGGAGGGCGCGCTCAGGCCGATGTTGCTCTGCGCTAACTCCTGGGGAGAATTATAAATAAAAACCTTAATGCGGTTGTAGGGCGTGTAGCCCAGAATTTCGGTGATCCGGTCGAAATCCGTTTCGGCGTACTGAGCCGTCAGGTTGGCAATCTGGTTTCCTTCCTGATAAAAGTAGATTTCAAAATTGGAAGTTTTGATTACTTTCCAATCGAACTTCCGGTACTGAATGCGATTACGTCCGAACTGCTCCAGCGAAGGGTAATTCTGCGCAACGGCTCCACTCGCCACCAGCAACAATCCGGCAATACACAGTATAAATTGCTTACTCATAATAACACTACATTAAGGATTGGTTCGGCCTGCCGCCGGGCTCCTTTTGTCAACTGGCAACGGGCCAGATTCGTCAACCGTTAGACAGGATTTTTTCCACTGTAATATAACGAAAAGGTACGCTCAATATTAACCTCCGGGTCTAATTCTTTGCGACCTTCCAGAAAGTCGGCAAATTGATCCGCCCAAAATGGAGCCAGGGATACCCCCTTGGTACCCAACCCGTTGAAAATTCCGATGGCCGGATGAGCCGGATGCAAACCCATCAAAGGCCGTCGGTCTTTGGTCGCCGGACGAATCCCGGCCCGCTGCCCGACAATCCGGTACGGAATCTTCAGCACCGCCTGTAATTTTTGTTCTAAAAACGCTTTTCCGTCCTCAGTTGTTTGCCAATCCAGATCGTGCCAGGTGTAGGTAGCTCCCACCCGGTAAAGATTTGATTCAACGGGCATTATAAAGATCCCCTGATTAACGATATTGGTGACCCGATAATTGTCCATCATCACATCCAAAACCTGCCCTTTCACGGGATTGTAGGGTAACCAGTTGAACAGAGGATTGTCTTTGGCGTGCGGCCCTTCGCAAAAAATCAGCTTGCCGTAGGTCTGCCCCCGCCATTCCACACCTTCAGCGTTGATTACCAATTCTCCATGATCGAAATCCGCTTCGATGTACTGGTCATGCTGCCGAAAAAAATCCTGAATAGCCTTCAGAAATACCGGCACATCAACCCACCCCGCCCGGGTTACTTCCAAACCACCATACGGATTCTGGATGAAAGGCCGGTAACTTTGATTATCAACCGGTTCGGCAATGTACTGAGCAATAGAAGGGTCGGCGGTTAGGGCCAGGTACGTATTTTGTTCTTCAATGGAGCGATACGGACGGTAGATAGTGGAGAAATGCAGAAAAGAAGCGTTGAGTTTTTTTTCGATATCACCGTAAAATTGTTTCAGAAAAGGAAACAGTTCGTCGGCTTTCCAGGTACGAACGAGCTTCCGGCCGGTCAGTGGATTGAAAATGCCAGCCGCCACCCGCGACGCCGAGGGCCGGTTTGGGGCATTGACCAGCACCACGTTTTTACCCCGCTCCTGCAGCGTCCAGGCCAACACCGAACCGGCAACCCCCTGTCCAACAATCAGGTAATCGGCACTCATGCATTCTGGGGTTTGAAATGCCCTTTGCGGTGGAGTCTAGCGATTTTCTCGTCAGCCAGTTGAATCACCCAGTCGGATTGCTCATCCAGGGTAATATACGAAGTATCAAGTTCAATGGCATCTTCAGCTTTGCGGAGCGGCCCTTCCGTGCGGTTGCTGTCGATGTAATCCCGTTTTTTGAGGTTTTCGAGAATTACATCCAGCCCCACCATTTCACCTTTCTGCAGTAATTCAATTTGCCGGCGCTGCGCCCGGATGACCGGATCGGCAGTCATGAAGATTTTCAGTTCGGCGTCCGGAAACACCTTGGTCCCGATGTCGCGCCCGTCCATCACCACGCCCCGTCTGCGGCCCATTTTCTGCTGCTGCGCCACCATGGCGTACCGGACGTCCGGAATTGCACTGACTTCGCTGACAATATCGGAAATGTACATTTTCCGAATTTCCTCTTCCACATTCAGACTATTGAGGCAGGTTTCGTTACGGCCCGCCTTGGGGTTGAAATTGAAGCTGATATGAATATGCTGAAGTGCTTCCTGAACGGCTTTCGGATTGGTCAGGGAAACGTGGTTCTGAATAAAAAACAAGCTAACGGCCCGGTACATAGCTCCGGTATCGATGTAGGCATATCCCAACCGGGCTGCCACCTGCTTGGCCGTCGTACTTTTCCCACAGCTTGAGTAGCCGTCGATGGCAATAACAATTTTTGGCATGGTGCAAAGAAACAACTTTCCGAAGTACCCTACTGCTTTCGGGCCAGAGAAATCTGTCCCTGGCGAGTCACAAACTCCTCCCGGAGCAGCGCAAAGATATGCTCATCGAGGTATTGGTTATTCTTGTAGGCTGCCTTTTTCAAAACCGCTTCGGCCCGAAAACCGGCCTGCTGAAGCACCCGCATCGATACGGTATTGCCTTCCAGCACACAGCCAAAAAGGCGGTTCACCTGAAAGTTTGAGAAGATGTAATTGACCATGGCCGGTAGCACTTCGGTCATGATACCCTGCCCCCAGTGGGCCTCCCCCAGCCAGTACCCGATTTCGGCATTGTGGCGGTAGATGTCCTCTTTAATAGTAAAACCAACGTTGCCCACGGCCCTTCCACCAATGTCGATGGCCAGGTTGACGGGTTGCTGGTACGACCGATTCATCCGAATCCAGGAGCTGGCATCCCGGACGGTATAAGGGTGCGGAAAAAAATCGCGAACCCGGTCCCAGATCTTCCGGTTGTTAGCCTGCTCGGACAGGGAAAATTCGTCGCCATCTCGCCAGGACCGCAGAGTGCAGGTATCTAAATAAATCGTTGTCACGTTGCTGCCCGTTTTCGGCCAATATACGTTTTTTACGTTATGGCCTCGTGTTTTTGTTAGGTATTTTGCAACAACACTACTGAAAGGCTCCGGGCACCGTGCGCGCCGATTACTAGCGACTGTTCAATATCCGCCGTCTTGGAGGGTCCGGCAATAAAAACCCCGAAGCCCGCTTCGCCCACCTTAAGCCGCTTGTAGGCGTCGTGCATGTTCGGCACCAGGTCGGACGCGTTCAGGATAAGCACCAGATGCTGGCAGATAAACGGCAGCACGCGATGTCCACCCCGCTCCTCCGGTACCCAGATGGCCGAGTTTTCGGCCACCCCGAATACGCCCTGAATGATAGCCAGATCAACGGTTTCGAGTTGGTGTGGGTCTTCTACGTCCCACTGTGTAGTTGCTAACGAATCTAAAACCGGAACTTTACTAACAATGTTTGGCAAATCGCTATACGTCTGTCGGATGTATTGTTCGGCTTCCTGGTAATCAGCCACCACCACCGGTGTTCCGCCGATAAACCGCAGGATTTCACAAAATTTTGCGACCAGGTCCGGAAAGTCTGACTGAAAAGTGGAGGTTTCGGGTAGGGGCTGGAGTTCGGGCTTGTTCTGACGTACGGCGGCCAGGATACGTTCGCGGCTGTTCATTGCTGGATGAATAACGAACCGCACGGACGACTGCCTGAGCGAGAAGCCGTCCGTGCGGTTCAGCACATTTCTATTGTTCTTTATTGGATCTCTTTACATACCATTCCCGGAAGCTTTCCTTGGGTGGCTCGGGCATCTCGCGTTGTTTGTACCAGGGGTTGAGCGGGTTCGACACGGCGAAGGGTGCCAGGCGCATTACGGTTCGGCCCGCCTTTGCGGAGAACCGGAACAGTTTCGGATTGGCAAACACGCTCGCCATCAGCTTCATTCCCTGCTTTTTGCTGCTGTCTACGTATCCTTCGGAGGCCAGCACCTGCCGCCATTTATAAAGCTGGTCGTGAATGTCGATCTTGACCGGGCACACATTCGAACAGGACCCGCAGAGCGTGGAGGCAAACGGCAAATCGGCATTCTTGCGCATATCCAGATTTGGAGCCAGAATGGAGCCAATCGGGCCGGCGACGGCATTGTGGTAACTGTGCCCCCCGCTCCGACGGTAGACCGGGCAGGTATTCATGCAGGCTCCGCAACGGATGCACTTGAGCGAATTCCGGAAATCCGGACGGCCCAACTGCGTGGTGCGGCCATTGTCGACAATGATGATGTGCATCGTTTGCCCCGCGCGCGGCCGGTGGAAGTGGCTCGAATACGTGGTTACGGGTTGGCCGGTGGCGCTGCGGGCTAAAAGTCGTAAAAACACCCCGAGGTGCTGGGCTTTGGGAATGATTTTTTCGATGCCCATGCTGGCGATGTGCACGTCGGCCAGGTGGGCGCCCATGTCGGCGTTCCCTTCGTTCGTGCAGACCACAAACCCGCCCGTTTCGGCCACGGCAAAGTTGACGCCCGTAAGCGCGGCCCGGCGCGTCAGGAATTTTTCGCGCAGGTGCTGGCGGGCGGCTTCCGCGAGGTACTTCGGATCGGAAGCGCCTTTTTCCGTTCCCAGGTGCTCGTGAAACAGTTCACCGATTTCTTCCTTCTTCTTGTGGATGCACGGCATCACGATGTGACTGGGCGGTTCGTGGGCGAGCTGCACCACGCGTTCCCCCAAGTCGGTATCCACCACGTCAACGCCCTGTTCAATCAGAAATTCGTTCAGGTGGCATTCCTCCGTCAGCATCGACTTGCTTTTGACCATCTGCGTAGCCTGGGTCTCCCGCAGAATCTTCAGCACAATCTCATTGTGCTCCCGGCCATCGGCTGCCCAGTGGACGATTACACCGTTCCTGATGGCGTTTTGCTCAAATTCAAGAAGGTACTCATCCAGATTGGACAAGGCATTGTGCTTGATCCGGGAAGCGGCTTCGCGCAATGCCTCCCACTCGGGAATCTGAAAAACGGCCTTGTCGCGTTTCTCACGCACAAACCACAACGTTTTATCGTGCCAGGTGGTCCGCTCCACGTCGTGGGTAAATTCTTCGGCGGCCTGAGAATGATTCATCATATTTTGGCGACTTGACAGCTATCAGGTGTTAATTCAGAACTCTCCTCTTTTATAAACGCATTCCATTCCCTATCAATTCCCTTACTTTTTGGTTCGTTCAATCCATTTCTTCCAATTGAAACAACTCCTCGACGGGTTTTTCAAATACCTGGGCCAGTTTCAGGGCCAGAATGGTAGAAGGAACGTAACGGCCCGTTTCAATGGAATTGATCGTCTGCCGGCTGACCCCAATCCGCTCAGCCAGATCCGCCTGCGACAAATCCCGCTCGGCCCGTCCTATCTTAATCCGGTTTTTCATAATGCCATCAACACGGTTCGTTCATTTCGGCGAATGGCCAGGCGGAACCGGATAATGAACATGAGCAAAACCGTAAACATATTGTAAATCATCACTTCCAGAAACAACCCGCCGTGAACCAAAACGATCAGCGCACCGAGCACGATGTAATTGACATAAACTGCCCACTGCAAAGATTCCAGCCGCAACCGGCTAATCATTTCATCTTCCACTTTCTCTTTCGAAAAAGCGACAAACAACAAACCAACGATAACGCCAAGAGCGGCCAATTCATCGGTAAAATTAATTGCATTATAACTGTTCGTCAGGAAATTGCCTCCACCGGCAAGTCCCCAGACAAATTTACTGACAAAGCCAGCATCCGGCGTTGGTGCTTTCCAGGAGAAGCCCAGCCATTCCGGACTGAACTCAGCGTAGCGGTTCACAACGCCTAAGATTGCCGACGGAACAAATAATAACCAGCCAATCAGCCGGTAACGATGCGGAAATAACCAATGTGTTTTCATAGAGATGTAGTGTTTAGTTGACCAAATGTAAAACAAGCTTTACAAAAAGTCAAACAAACTACACCAATATTTTATAACAACTAGTCCTGGTTCAGGATTTCGGCGATGTGCATAACTTTTACCGGTAACTTCTGCCGCCGGACGATGCCTTCCAGGTGCATCAGGCACGACATATCACCCCCCGTCAGCACCTCCGCCCCGTTCCGAACGTGATCTTCCACCCGGTCGACGCCCATCCGGGCCGAGACGGCTTCTTCAAAGACGCAGAACGTTCCGCCGAACCCGCAGCATTCGTCCTTCCGGTCCAGGTTAATCAGCTCCAGTTCATCGACCATGTGCAGCAGTTTTTCCGGTTTGGAAAACGGAGCCGCTACCAGTTCTGACATCTGCGAGAGGTGCAACCCGCGCTGTCCGTGGCAACTCTGGTGCAAACCGACCTTGTGCGGAAACCGCGCGGGCAGTTGCTCTACTTTCAGCACGTCCGTCAGAAACTCCGTCAATTCGTAAACATGGTTTCGAATCTGGGTGGCATCGGCTTCGCGTTTGTCCGAATGCAGGTGGTGCTTGATGTGCAACG
This Larkinella insperata DNA region includes the following protein-coding sequences:
- a CDS encoding lactate utilization protein B yields the protein MNHSQAAEEFTHDVERTTWHDKTLWFVREKRDKAVFQIPEWEALREAASRIKHNALSNLDEYLLEFEQNAIRNGVIVHWAADGREHNEIVLKILRETQATQMVKSKSMLTEECHLNEFLIEQGVDVVDTDLGERVVQLAHEPPSHIVMPCIHKKKEEIGELFHEHLGTEKGASDPKYLAEAARQHLREKFLTRRAALTGVNFAVAETGGFVVCTNEGNADMGAHLADVHIASMGIEKIIPKAQHLGVFLRLLARSATGQPVTTYSSHFHRPRAGQTMHIIIVDNGRTTQLGRPDFRNSLKCIRCGACMNTCPVYRRSGGHSYHNAVAGPIGSILAPNLDMRKNADLPFASTLCGSCSNVCPVKIDIHDQLYKWRQVLASEGYVDSSKKQGMKLMASVFANPKLFRFSAKAGRTVMRLAPFAVSNPLNPWYKQREMPEPPKESFREWYVKRSNKEQ
- the cmk gene encoding (d)CMP kinase, producing MPKIVIAIDGYSSCGKSTTAKQVAARLGYAYIDTGAMYRAVSLFFIQNHVSLTNPKAVQEALQHIHISFNFNPKAGRNETCLNSLNVEEEIRKMYISDIVSEVSAIPDVRYAMVAQQQKMGRRRGVVMDGRDIGTKVFPDAELKIFMTADPVIRAQRRQIELLQKGEMVGLDVILENLKKRDYIDSNRTEGPLRKAEDAIELDTSYITLDEQSDWVIQLADEKIARLHRKGHFKPQNA
- a CDS encoding NAD(P)/FAD-dependent oxidoreductase: MSADYLIVGQGVAGSVLAWTLQERGKNVVLVNAPNRPSASRVAAGIFNPLTGRKLVRTWKADELFPFLKQFYGDIEKKLNASFLHFSTIYRPYRSIEEQNTYLALTADPSIAQYIAEPVDNQSYRPFIQNPYGGLEVTRAGWVDVPVFLKAIQDFFRQHDQYIEADFDHGELVINAEGVEWRGQTYGKLIFCEGPHAKDNPLFNWLPYNPVKGQVLDVMMDNYRVTNIVNQGIFIMPVESNLYRVGATYTWHDLDWQTTEDGKAFLEQKLQAVLKIPYRIVGQRAGIRPATKDRRPLMGLHPAHPAIGIFNGLGTKGVSLAPFWADQFADFLEGRKELDPEVNIERTFSLYYSGKNPV
- a CDS encoding helix-turn-helix transcriptional regulator, with the protein product MKNRIKIGRAERDLSQADLAERIGVSRQTINSIETGRYVPSTILALKLAQVFEKPVEELFQLEEMD
- a CDS encoding GNAT family N-acetyltransferase is translated as MTTIYLDTCTLRSWRDGDEFSLSEQANNRKIWDRVRDFFPHPYTVRDASSWIRMNRSYQQPVNLAIDIGGRAVGNVGFTIKEDIYRHNAEIGYWLGEAHWGQGIMTEVLPAMVNYIFSNFQVNRLFGCVLEGNTVSMRVLQQAGFRAEAVLKKAAYKNNQYLDEHIFALLREEFVTRQGQISLARKQ
- a CDS encoding LutC/YkgG family protein → MLNRTDGFSLRQSSVRFVIHPAMNSRERILAAVRQNKPELQPLPETSTFQSDFPDLVAKFCEILRFIGGTPVVVADYQEAEQYIRQTYSDLPNIVSKVPVLDSLATTQWDVEDPHQLETVDLAIIQGVFGVAENSAIWVPEERGGHRVLPFICQHLVLILNASDLVPNMHDAYKRLKVGEAGFGVFIAGPSKTADIEQSLVIGAHGARSLSVVLLQNT
- a CDS encoding (Fe-S)-binding protein, whose translation is MKVALFLPCYVDQFYPKVGIATLQLLEKLGCTVTYPLNQTCCGQPMANSGFESMAHDCNELFVENFGNNYDAIVCPSGSCTLHIKHHLHSDKREADATQIRNHVYELTEFLTDVLKVEQLPARFPHKVGLHQSCHGQRGLHLSQMSELVAAPFSKPEKLLHMVDELELINLDRKDECCGFGGTFCVFEEAVSARMGVDRVEDHVRNGAEVLTGGDMSCLMHLEGIVRRQKLPVKVMHIAEILNQD